One window of the Corynebacterium glutamicum ATCC 13032 genome contains the following:
- a CDS encoding sigma-70 family RNA polymerase sigma factor has protein sequence MADTERELADLVPQATAGDRRALQRIMEIIHPIVLRYARARIGGGRQPTAEDVAQEICLAVATSIRNFVDQGRPFMAFVYGIASNKVADAHRAMSRDKSTPIEEVPETSPDTFTPEDFALVSDGSNRVRELLDLLSEKARDILILRVIVGLSAEETAEMVGSTPGAVRVAQHRALTTLRSTLEQQENK, from the coding sequence TTGGCTGATACTGAGCGCGAGCTCGCTGACCTGGTACCGCAGGCAACGGCGGGCGATCGTCGGGCATTGCAAAGAATAATGGAGATTATTCACCCCATTGTTTTGCGTTATGCTCGCGCTCGTATTGGAGGTGGACGCCAGCCAACGGCAGAAGACGTTGCTCAAGAAATCTGCCTGGCGGTAGCCACCTCCATTAGGAACTTTGTCGACCAGGGTAGGCCGTTCATGGCGTTTGTCTACGGCATTGCATCTAACAAGGTCGCAGATGCTCACAGGGCGATGTCGAGGGATAAATCGACTCCTATTGAGGAAGTCCCAGAAACTTCACCAGATACTTTTACCCCCGAAGACTTTGCGCTGGTCAGCGATGGAAGTAACAGAGTTAGGGAACTTCTCGATCTACTGAGTGAAAAGGCACGCGACATTCTTATCTTGAGAGTTATCGTTGGTCTTTCCGCAGAAGAAACTGCAGAGATGGTGGGCAGCACCCCAGGTGCTGTACGAGTTGCCCAACACAGGGCACTCACGACACTTCGAAGCACACTTGAGCAGCAGGAGAACAAGTAA
- the whcB gene encoding WhiB family transcriptional regulator WhcB, translated as MTLPHQLPGPNADFWDWQLHGTCRGETSDVFYHPDGERGRARQRRELRAKAICAACPVLESCRKHALAVAEPYGVWGGLSESERLVILRNNERKQPVAV; from the coding sequence ATGACATTGCCTCACCAGCTTCCCGGGCCAAATGCAGACTTCTGGGACTGGCAGTTGCACGGAACGTGCCGCGGCGAGACCTCCGACGTGTTCTATCACCCGGACGGCGAGCGCGGTCGTGCTCGCCAGCGTCGGGAGCTGCGCGCAAAGGCCATCTGTGCAGCATGCCCAGTATTGGAATCCTGCCGCAAGCATGCACTAGCTGTAGCAGAGCCTTATGGAGTATGGGGCGGACTTTCAGAGTCCGAACGACTGGTTATCCTTCGCAACAACGAGCGCAAGCAACCAGTAGCAGTTTAA
- a CDS encoding serine-binding transcriptional regulator SerR, with product MLNLNRLHILQEFHRLGTITAVAESMNYSRSAISQQMALLEKEIGVKLFEKSGRNLYFTEQGEVLASETHAIMAAVDHARAAVLDSLSEVSGTLKVTSFQSLLFTLAPKAIARLTEKYPHLQVEISQLEVTAALEELRARRVDVALGEEYPVEVPLVEASIHREVLFEDPMLLVTPASGPYSGLTLPELRDIPIAIDPPDLPAGEWVHRLCRRAGFEPRVTFETSDPMLQAHLVRSGLAVTFSPTLLTPMLESVHIQPLPGNPTRTLYTAVREGRQGHPAIKAFRRALAHVAKESYLEARLVE from the coding sequence GTGCTCAATCTCAACCGCTTACACATCCTGCAGGAATTCCACCGCCTGGGAACGATTACAGCAGTGGCGGAATCCATGAACTACAGCCGCTCTGCCATCTCCCAACAAATGGCGCTGCTGGAAAAAGAAATTGGTGTGAAACTCTTTGAAAAAAGCGGCCGAAACCTCTACTTCACAGAACAAGGCGAAGTGTTGGCCTCAGAAACACATGCGATCATGGCAGCAGTCGACCATGCCCGCGCAGCCGTTCTAGATTCGCTGTCTGAAGTGTCCGGAACGCTGAAAGTCACCTCCTTCCAATCCCTGCTGTTCACCCTTGCCCCGAAAGCCATCGCGCGCCTGACCGAGAAATACCCACACCTGCAAGTAGAAATCTCCCAACTAGAAGTCACCGCAGCGCTCGAAGAACTCCGCGCCCGCCGCGTCGACGTCGCACTCGGCGAGGAATACCCCGTGGAAGTCCCCCTTGTTGAGGCCAGCATTCACCGCGAAGTCCTCTTCGAAGACCCCATGCTGCTCGTCACCCCAGCAAGCGGCCCATACTCTGGCCTCACCCTGCCAGAACTCCGCGACATCCCCATCGCCATCGATCCACCCGACCTTCCCGCGGGCGAATGGGTCCATAGGCTCTGCCGGCGCGCCGGGTTTGAGCCCCGCGTGACCTTTGAAACCAGCGATCCCATGCTCCAAGCACACCTCGTGCGTAGCGGCTTGGCCGTGACATTTTCCCCCACACTGCTCACCCCGATGCTGGAAAGCGTGCACATCCAGCCGCTGCCCGGCAACCCCACGCGCACGCTCTACACCGCGGTCAGGGAAGGGCGCCAGGGGCATCCAGCCATTAAAGCTTTTCGACGAGCCCTCGCCCATGTGGCCAAAGAATCTTATTTGGAGGCTCGTCTAGTAGAGTGA
- a CDS encoding imm68 putative immunity domain-containing protein codes for MSEILETYWAPHFGKTEEATALVSYLAQASGDPIEVHTLFGDLGLDGLSGNYTDTEIDGYGDAFLLVAALSVLMAENKATGGVNLGELGGADKSIRLHVESKENTQINTALKYFALSPEDHAAADRFDEDDLSELANLSEELRGQLD; via the coding sequence ATGAGCGAAATCCTAGAAACCTATTGGGCACCCCACTTTGGAAAAACCGAAGAAGCCACAGCACTCGTTTCATACCTGGCACAAGCTTCCGGCGATCCCATTGAGGTTCACACCCTGTTCGGGGATTTAGGTTTAGACGGACTCTCTGGAAACTACACCGACACTGAGATTGACGGCTACGGCGACGCATTCCTGCTGGTTGCAGCGCTATCCGTGTTGATGGCTGAAAACAAAGCAACAGGTGGCGTGAATCTGGGTGAGCTTGGGGGAGCTGATAAATCGATCCGGCTGCATGTTGAATCCAAGGAGAACACCCAAATCAACACCGCATTGAAGTATTTTGCGCTCTCCCCAGAAGACCACGCAGCAGCAGATCGCTTCGATGAGGATGACCTGTCTGAGCTTGCCAACTTGAGTGAAGAGCTGCGCGGACAGCTGGACTAA
- a CDS encoding GuaB3 family IMP dehydrogenase-related protein: MRDHVEIGIGREARRTYSLDDISVVSSRRTRSSKDVDTTWHIDAYKFDLPFMNHPSDALASPEFVIEMGKQGGLGVINAEGLWGRHADLDEAIAKVIAAYEEGDQAAATRTLQELHAAPLDTELLSERIAQVRDSGEIVAVRVSPQNVREIAPIVIKAGADLLVIQGTLISAEHVNTGGEALNLKEFIGSLDVPVIAGGVNDYTTALHMMRTGAVGIIVGGGENTNSLALGMEVSMATAIADVAAARRDYLDETGGRYVHIIADGSIENSGDVVKAIACGADAVVLGSPLARAEEAAGKGYFWPAVAAHPRFPRGVVTESVDLDEAAPSLEQILHGPSTMPWGVENFEGGLKRALAKCGYTDLKSFQKVSLHVN; the protein is encoded by the coding sequence ATGCGTGACCACGTTGAAATCGGTATCGGCCGTGAGGCACGACGCACCTACAGCTTGGACGATATTTCTGTCGTTTCTAGCCGCCGCACCCGTTCATCCAAAGATGTCGACACCACTTGGCATATTGACGCCTACAAGTTTGATCTGCCGTTCATGAATCACCCAAGTGATGCATTGGCAAGCCCTGAGTTTGTCATTGAAATGGGCAAGCAGGGTGGCCTTGGCGTGATCAACGCTGAGGGTCTGTGGGGTCGCCATGCTGATCTCGATGAGGCGATCGCAAAGGTGATTGCTGCGTATGAGGAAGGCGACCAGGCTGCAGCCACTCGCACTCTTCAGGAGCTGCACGCAGCGCCACTGGATACTGAGCTGCTGAGTGAGCGCATTGCGCAGGTTCGTGATTCCGGTGAGATCGTTGCTGTGCGCGTGTCTCCACAAAATGTTCGTGAGATCGCACCAATCGTCATCAAGGCAGGTGCTGATCTGCTGGTTATCCAGGGCACCCTGATCTCTGCAGAGCACGTCAACACCGGTGGAGAGGCCCTGAACCTAAAGGAATTCATCGGTTCTTTGGATGTTCCTGTCATCGCTGGTGGCGTGAACGATTACACCACCGCGTTGCACATGATGCGTACCGGTGCTGTGGGCATCATCGTCGGTGGCGGCGAGAACACCAACAGCCTAGCATTGGGCATGGAGGTATCCATGGCCACTGCGATTGCTGATGTCGCTGCGGCACGTCGTGATTACCTGGATGAGACCGGTGGACGTTACGTGCACATCATTGCAGATGGAAGCATTGAAAACTCCGGTGATGTAGTCAAGGCTATTGCCTGTGGCGCAGATGCTGTGGTGCTGGGTTCACCGTTGGCTCGCGCTGAAGAAGCTGCTGGAAAGGGCTACTTCTGGCCAGCAGTGGCAGCGCACCCTCGTTTCCCACGCGGTGTGGTTACTGAGTCCGTGGACTTGGATGAGGCAGCACCAAGCTTGGAGCAGATTCTGCATGGTCCGTCTACGATGCCGTGGGGTGTGGAAAACTTCGAAGGTGGATTAAAGCGTGCGCTGGCTAAGTGTGGCTACACCGATTTGAAGAGCTTCCAAAAGGTAAGCCTGCACGTTAACTAG
- the guaB gene encoding IMP dehydrogenase: protein MTTQSRVSTGGDNPNKVALVGLTFDDVLLLPDASDVVPSEVDTSTQLTRNIRLNTPILSAAMDTVTEARMAIGMARHGGIGVLHRNLSIQEQAENVELVKRSESGMVTDPVTCTPDMSIQEVDDLCARFRISGLPVVDEAGKLVGICTNRDMRFESDMNRRVAEVMTPMPLVVAEEGVTKEQALALLSANKVEKLPIIAKDGKLVGLITVKDFVKTEQHPNASKDASGRLLVAAGIGTGEESFQRAGALADAGVDILVVDSAHAHSRGVLDMVSRVKKSFPKVDIVGGNLATREAAQAMIEAGADAIKVGIGPGSICTTRVVAGVGAPQITAIMEAAVPAHKAGVPIIADGGMQFSGDIAKALAAGANSVMLGSMLAGTAEAPGETITINGKQYKRYRGMGSMGAMQGRGLSGEKRSYSKDRYFQSDVKSEDKLVPEGIEGRVPFRGPIGDIIHQQVGGLRAAMGYTGSSTIEELHNARFVQITSAGLKESHPHHIQQTVEAPNYH, encoded by the coding sequence ATGACAACCCAGAGCCGAGTTTCTACCGGAGGAGACAACCCAAACAAGGTTGCCCTTGTTGGATTAACCTTTGATGACGTACTTTTGCTTCCAGATGCGTCGGACGTTGTTCCTTCAGAGGTAGATACCTCGACGCAGTTAACACGTAATATTCGCCTTAACACCCCTATTCTTTCTGCCGCAATGGATACTGTCACCGAGGCTCGCATGGCTATCGGCATGGCACGCCATGGCGGCATTGGTGTTTTGCACCGCAACCTGTCTATTCAAGAGCAGGCAGAAAACGTTGAGCTGGTGAAGCGTTCTGAGTCTGGAATGGTCACTGATCCTGTTACCTGTACTCCTGACATGAGCATCCAAGAAGTGGATGATCTGTGTGCACGCTTCCGCATTTCCGGTCTGCCTGTTGTTGATGAGGCCGGAAAGTTGGTTGGTATTTGCACCAACCGCGATATGCGTTTTGAAAGCGACATGAACCGTCGTGTCGCTGAAGTTATGACCCCAATGCCTTTGGTTGTTGCTGAAGAGGGCGTCACCAAGGAGCAGGCTCTTGCTTTGCTGTCTGCAAACAAGGTGGAGAAGCTTCCTATCATCGCAAAGGACGGCAAGCTTGTCGGTCTGATCACGGTGAAGGACTTCGTTAAGACTGAGCAGCACCCGAACGCATCCAAGGATGCATCAGGTCGTCTGCTGGTTGCGGCTGGCATCGGCACGGGCGAGGAGTCATTCCAGCGAGCTGGTGCGCTTGCCGACGCCGGCGTCGACATTTTGGTCGTAGACTCTGCACACGCCCATAGCCGTGGAGTTTTGGACATGGTGTCCCGCGTGAAGAAGTCGTTCCCCAAGGTCGATATCGTTGGCGGCAACTTGGCGACCCGCGAGGCTGCGCAGGCCATGATTGAAGCTGGCGCAGACGCTATCAAGGTGGGTATTGGCCCAGGTTCTATTTGCACCACTCGCGTTGTCGCAGGTGTCGGTGCACCTCAGATCACTGCGATCATGGAGGCAGCTGTTCCAGCTCACAAGGCTGGCGTTCCTATCATCGCCGATGGCGGCATGCAGTTCTCTGGTGATATCGCTAAGGCTTTGGCTGCTGGCGCTAACTCCGTGATGCTGGGCTCCATGCTGGCTGGTACCGCTGAGGCTCCTGGTGAGACCATCACCATCAACGGCAAGCAGTACAAGCGTTACCGCGGCATGGGCTCCATGGGCGCTATGCAGGGCCGTGGACTTAGTGGTGAGAAGCGTTCCTACTCCAAGGACCGTTACTTCCAGTCTGACGTTAAGAGCGAAGACAAGCTCGTTCCAGAAGGCATCGAAGGTCGCGTGCCTTTCCGCGGTCCCATCGGAGACATCATTCACCAGCAGGTCGGTGGACTTCGTGCAGCAATGGGCTACACCGGTTCCTCCACCATTGAAGAGCTGCACAACGCTCGTTTCGTGCAGATCACCAGCGCGGGTCTGAAGGAATCCCACCCGCACCACATCCAGCAGACTGTGGAAGCTCCTAACTACCACTAG
- a CDS encoding DUF5319 domain-containing protein, with translation MNFDAMMPRDPFADDPNDPASFITDDDPYDHPEPLSEEERIHVSQDLRLVMEFKKVLGPRGIEGVFFMCEDCEEFHYYDWDIMAANMRATLAGELSPVHEPSAQPNIDAYVPWDYCIGYLDGLEAK, from the coding sequence GTGAACTTTGATGCGATGATGCCCCGCGACCCGTTTGCCGATGATCCCAATGACCCGGCATCGTTTATTACCGACGATGACCCTTATGATCATCCCGAACCGCTTTCTGAAGAAGAGCGAATCCACGTGAGCCAAGACCTTCGCCTCGTGATGGAATTTAAAAAAGTTTTAGGTCCCCGAGGAATCGAAGGCGTGTTCTTCATGTGCGAAGACTGCGAAGAGTTCCACTACTACGACTGGGACATCATGGCAGCAAACATGCGCGCCACCTTGGCTGGGGAACTCAGCCCCGTGCATGAACCAAGTGCGCAACCCAATATTGATGCCTATGTGCCGTGGGACTACTGCATTGGTTACCTAGACGGACTTGAAGCCAAATAA
- a CDS encoding EamA family transporter has protein sequence MNKQSAAVLMVMGSALSLQFGAAIGTQLFPLNGPWAVTSLRLFIAGLIMCLVIRPRLRSWTKKQWIAVLLLGLSLGGMNSLFYASIELIPLGTAVTIEFLGPLIFSAVLARTLKNGLCVALAFLGMALLGIDSLSGETLDPLGVIFAAVAGIFWVCYILASKKIGQLIPGTSGLAVALIIGAVAVFPLGATHMGPIFQTPTLLILALGTALLGSLIPYSLELSALRRLPAPIFSILLSLEPAFAAAVGWILLDQTPTALKWAAIILVIAASIGVTWEPKKMLVDAPLHSKCNAKRRVHTPS, from the coding sequence ATGAATAAACAGTCCGCTGCAGTGTTGATGGTGATGGGTTCCGCCCTATCCCTGCAATTTGGTGCTGCCATTGGAACGCAGCTTTTCCCCCTCAACGGCCCCTGGGCTGTCACCTCTTTAAGGCTGTTCATCGCAGGCTTGATCATGTGCCTGGTGATCCGCCCGCGACTTCGTTCCTGGACTAAAAAACAATGGATCGCCGTGCTGCTGTTGGGATTATCTCTTGGCGGAATGAACAGCCTGTTTTACGCATCCATCGAACTCATCCCGCTGGGTACCGCCGTGACCATTGAGTTCCTCGGCCCCCTGATTTTCTCCGCGGTGTTAGCCCGCACGCTGAAAAACGGATTGTGCGTGGCTTTAGCGTTTCTCGGCATGGCACTACTGGGTATCGATTCCCTCAGCGGCGAAACCCTTGACCCACTCGGCGTCATTTTCGCAGCCGTCGCAGGAATCTTCTGGGTGTGCTACATCCTGGCATCAAAGAAAATCGGCCAACTCATCCCCGGAACAAGCGGCCTGGCCGTCGCACTGATTATCGGCGCAGTGGCAGTATTTCCACTGGGTGCTACACACATGGGCCCGATTTTCCAGACCCCAACCCTACTCATCCTGGCGCTTGGCACAGCACTTCTCGGGTCGCTTATCCCCTATTCGCTGGAATTATCGGCACTGCGCCGACTCCCCGCCCCCATTTTCAGTATTCTGCTCAGCCTCGAACCGGCATTCGCCGCCGCCGTCGGCTGGATCCTGCTTGATCAAACCCCCACCGCGCTCAAGTGGGCCGCGATCATCCTTGTCATCGCGGCCAGCATCGGCGTCACGTGGGAGCCTAAAAAGATGCTTGTCGACGCGCCCCTCCACTCAAAATGCAACGCGAAGAGGCGAGTACACACACCTAGTTAA
- the groL gene encoding chaperonin GroEL (60 kDa chaperone family; promotes refolding of misfolded polypeptides especially under stressful conditions; forms two stacked rings of heptamers to form a barrel-shaped 14mer; ends can be capped by GroES; misfolded proteins enter the barrel where they are refolded when GroES binds), which produces MAKLIAFDQDAREGILRGVDALANAVKVTLGPRGRNVVLDKAFGGPLVTNDGVTIARDIDLEDPFENLGAQLVKSVAVKTNDIAGDGTTTATLLAQALIAEGLRNVAAGANPMELNKGISAAAEKTLEELKARATEVSDTKEIANVATVSSRDEVVGEIVAAAMEKVGKDGVVTVEESQSIETALEVTEGISFDKGYLSPYFINDNDTQQAVLDNPAVLLVRNKISSLPDFLPLLEKVVESNRPLLIIAEDVEGEPLQTLVVNSIRKTIKVVAVKSPYFGDRRKAFMDDLAIVTKATVVDPEVGINLNEAGEEVFGTARRITVSKDETIIVDGAGSAEDVEARRGQIRREIANTDSTWDREKAEERLAKLSGGIAVIRVGAATETEVNDRKLRVEDAINAARAAAQEGVIAGGGSALVQIAETLKAYAEEFEGDQKVGVRALATALGKPAYWIASNAGLDGSVVVARTAALPNGEGFNAATLEYGNLINDGVIDPVKVTHSAVVNATSVARMVLTTEASVVEKPAEEAADAHAGHHHH; this is translated from the coding sequence ATGGCAAAGCTCATTGCTTTTGACCAGGACGCCCGCGAAGGCATTCTCCGGGGCGTTGACGCTCTGGCAAACGCTGTCAAGGTAACCCTCGGCCCACGCGGCCGTAACGTGGTTCTTGATAAGGCATTCGGCGGACCTCTGGTCACCAACGACGGTGTCACCATTGCCCGCGACATCGACCTTGAGGATCCTTTTGAGAACCTCGGTGCGCAGCTGGTGAAGTCCGTTGCTGTTAAGACCAACGACATCGCTGGTGACGGCACCACGACTGCAACTCTGCTTGCTCAGGCACTCATTGCTGAAGGCCTGCGCAACGTTGCTGCTGGCGCAAACCCAATGGAGCTCAACAAGGGTATTTCTGCAGCTGCAGAAAAGACCTTGGAAGAGTTGAAGGCACGCGCAACCGAGGTGTCTGACACCAAGGAAATCGCAAACGTCGCTACCGTTTCATCCCGCGATGAAGTTGTCGGCGAGATCGTTGCTGCAGCGATGGAAAAGGTTGGCAAGGACGGTGTCGTCACCGTTGAGGAGTCCCAGTCCATCGAGACTGCTCTCGAGGTCACCGAAGGTATTTCTTTCGACAAGGGCTACCTTTCCCCTTATTTCATCAACGACAACGACACTCAGCAGGCTGTCCTGGACAACCCTGCAGTGCTGCTTGTTCGCAACAAGATTTCTTCCCTCCCAGACTTCCTCCCATTGCTGGAGAAGGTTGTGGAGTCCAACCGTCCTTTGCTGATCATCGCAGAAGACGTCGAGGGCGAGCCTTTGCAGACCCTGGTTGTGAACTCCATCCGCAAGACCATCAAGGTCGTTGCAGTGAAGTCCCCTTACTTCGGTGACCGACGCAAGGCGTTCATGGATGACCTGGCTATTGTCACCAAGGCAACTGTCGTGGATCCAGAAGTGGGCATCAACCTCAACGAAGCTGGCGAAGAAGTTTTCGGTACCGCACGCCGCATCACCGTTTCCAAGGACGAAACCATCATCGTTGATGGTGCAGGTTCCGCAGAAGACGTTGAAGCACGTCGCGGCCAGATCCGTCGCGAAATCGCCAACACCGATTCCACCTGGGATCGCGAAAAGGCAGAAGAGCGTTTGGCTAAGCTCTCCGGTGGTATTGCTGTCATCCGCGTTGGTGCAGCAACTGAAACCGAAGTCAACGACCGCAAGCTGCGTGTCGAAGATGCCATCAACGCTGCTCGCGCAGCAGCACAAGAAGGCGTTATCGCTGGTGGCGGTTCCGCTTTGGTTCAGATCGCTGAGACTCTGAAGGCTTACGCCGAAGAGTTCGAAGGCGACCAGAAGGTCGGCGTTCGCGCACTGGCTACTGCTTTGGGCAAGCCAGCGTACTGGATCGCCTCCAACGCAGGTCTTGACGGCTCTGTTGTTGTTGCACGCACTGCTGCTCTGCCAAACGGCGAGGGCTTCAACGCTGCAACTTTGGAATACGGAAACCTGATCAACGACGGTGTCATCGACCCAGTCAAGGTCACCCATTCCGCAGTAGTGAATGCAACCTCTGTTGCACGCATGGTTCTGACCACTGAGGCTTCTGTTGTTGAGAAGCCTGCAGAAGAAGCAGCCGATGCACATGCAGGACATCATCACCACTAA
- the guaA gene encoding glutamine-hydrolyzing GMP synthase, with amino-acid sequence MSLQTNHRPVLVVDFGAQYAQLIARRVREAGIYSEVIPHTATADDVRAKNAAALVLSGGPSSVYAEGAPSLDAEILDLGLPVFGICYGFQAMTHALGGTVANTGKREYGRTDINVAGGVLHEGLEACHKVWMSHGDAVSEAPEGFVVTASSEGAPVAAFENKERKMAGVQYHPEVLHSPHGQAVLTRFLTEIAGLEQNWTAANIAEELIEKVREQIGEDGRAICGLSGGVDSAVAGALVQRAIGDRLTCVFVDHGLLRAGEREQVEKDFVAATGAKLVTVDERQAFLSKLAGVTEPEAKRKAIGAEFIRSFERAVAGVLEEAPEGSTVDFLVQGTLYPDVVESGGGSGTANIKSHHNVGGLPDDVEFKLVEPLRDLFKDEVRAVGRELGLPEEIVGRQPFPGPGLGIRIIGEVTEDRLETLRHADLIARTELTEAGLDGVIWQCPVVLLADVRSVGVQGDGRTYGHPIVLRPVSSEDAMTADWTRLPYEVLEKISTRITNEVPDVNRVVLDVTSKPPGTIEWE; translated from the coding sequence GTGAGCCTTCAGACAAATCATCGCCCAGTACTCGTCGTTGACTTCGGCGCACAGTACGCGCAGCTGATCGCACGTCGTGTGCGTGAGGCCGGCATCTACTCCGAAGTCATCCCGCACACCGCCACCGCAGACGATGTGCGCGCTAAAAATGCAGCAGCCCTCGTCCTTTCCGGTGGCCCATCCTCCGTGTATGCCGAGGGAGCACCATCCCTTGACGCTGAGATTCTTGATCTCGGATTGCCAGTATTTGGCATTTGCTACGGCTTCCAAGCCATGACCCACGCGCTTGGTGGCACCGTTGCCAACACCGGTAAGCGCGAATACGGACGCACCGACATCAACGTTGCCGGTGGCGTCCTCCACGAAGGCCTCGAAGCCTGCCACAAGGTGTGGATGAGCCACGGCGACGCCGTCTCTGAAGCCCCAGAAGGTTTCGTAGTCACCGCGTCCTCCGAAGGTGCGCCTGTCGCAGCTTTCGAAAACAAGGAACGCAAAATGGCTGGCGTGCAGTACCACCCAGAGGTATTGCACTCACCACACGGCCAGGCAGTTCTGACCCGCTTCCTCACTGAGATCGCAGGTCTAGAGCAGAACTGGACCGCAGCAAACATCGCTGAAGAACTCATCGAAAAGGTCCGCGAGCAGATCGGCGAAGATGGCCGCGCTATTTGTGGCCTATCCGGTGGTGTGGACTCCGCTGTTGCCGGTGCTTTGGTGCAGCGCGCCATTGGTGACCGTTTGACCTGTGTCTTTGTTGACCACGGTCTGCTGCGTGCCGGTGAGCGCGAGCAGGTGGAAAAAGACTTCGTCGCAGCAACCGGCGCCAAGCTGGTTACCGTTGATGAGCGCCAGGCATTCCTATCCAAGCTGGCCGGAGTTACCGAACCAGAAGCAAAGCGCAAGGCTATCGGCGCTGAGTTCATCCGCTCCTTCGAGCGCGCAGTTGCCGGTGTGCTGGAAGAAGCTCCAGAAGGTTCCACCGTGGACTTCCTGGTTCAGGGCACCCTGTACCCAGACGTCGTGGAATCCGGTGGTGGATCTGGTACCGCAAACATCAAGAGCCACCACAACGTCGGTGGACTGCCAGACGATGTGGAATTCAAGCTTGTTGAGCCACTGCGTGACCTCTTCAAAGACGAAGTCCGTGCCGTTGGCCGTGAACTTGGCCTGCCTGAGGAAATCGTTGGCCGCCAGCCATTCCCAGGACCAGGACTTGGTATCCGCATCATCGGTGAAGTCACCGAAGATCGCCTAGAAACCCTCCGCCACGCTGACCTGATCGCCCGCACCGAGCTCACCGAAGCCGGACTTGACGGCGTGATCTGGCAGTGCCCAGTAGTCCTCCTGGCAGATGTCCGCTCTGTTGGTGTTCAAGGCGATGGCCGCACCTACGGACACCCAATCGTGCTGCGCCCAGTGTCTTCCGAAGACGCAATGACCGCCGACTGGACCCGCCTGCCATACGAGGTTCTGGAGAAGATCTCCACCCGCATCACCAACGAAGTTCCAGATGTGAACCGCGTGGTGCTGGACGTAACCTCCAAGCCACCAGGAACCATCGAATGGGAGTAG